A region of Chitinophaga horti DNA encodes the following proteins:
- a CDS encoding PorP/SprF family type IX secretion system membrane protein codes for MTLCVFAWGDAVAQDLHFSQFFNSPLTTNPANTGFIPDGNYRLGVNYRNQWSSIPVPYKTMSAFGDFQLFREQLTYGWVGVGGMFLRDVAGAGDLTSTKAYGSVAYHQLMGESSLLSAGFNVGMANKRIDITKLTFDNQWNGYFFDGQLQNGEPITQSGITYFDMQVGMNYAYFPSELVYINGGFSVHHVNKPKETFYASDNQIDRRYIGFLNASLKLTDNIIANPGAYYAVQAKSSELMFGGYVQYNLSGDGDKQLLGGAYYRWNDAFAFLVGYQMSNVRLNFSYDVTASSLAIYNNRRGAYELGLVFTGLYPNRSFSNAKRTTLCPTF; via the coding sequence GTGACGTTGTGCGTTTTCGCATGGGGGGATGCCGTTGCCCAGGACCTGCACTTTTCGCAGTTCTTTAATTCGCCCCTTACCACCAACCCCGCTAATACCGGCTTTATACCCGATGGAAACTATCGCCTGGGCGTAAACTACCGCAACCAGTGGTCGTCTATTCCGGTGCCTTACAAAACCATGTCGGCCTTCGGCGATTTCCAGTTGTTCCGCGAACAGCTGACTTACGGCTGGGTAGGCGTGGGCGGCATGTTCCTGCGCGACGTGGCGGGGGCGGGCGATCTTACATCCACCAAAGCCTATGGCTCCGTGGCATACCACCAGCTGATGGGCGAAAGCAGCCTGCTTTCCGCCGGTTTCAACGTAGGCATGGCCAACAAACGTATCGATATTACCAAACTTACGTTCGATAACCAGTGGAACGGTTACTTCTTTGATGGCCAACTGCAAAACGGCGAGCCGATCACGCAGAGCGGCATCACTTATTTCGACATGCAGGTAGGTATGAACTATGCTTATTTTCCCAGTGAACTGGTGTATATCAATGGCGGTTTTTCGGTTCATCACGTAAATAAGCCAAAAGAAACCTTCTACGCCTCCGATAACCAGATCGACAGGAGGTACATCGGGTTTTTGAATGCAAGTCTTAAACTTACAGATAACATCATCGCTAACCCGGGTGCGTATTACGCGGTACAAGCGAAATCGTCGGAACTGATGTTTGGTGGTTATGTACAGTATAACCTATCCGGCGATGGCGACAAACAATTACTGGGCGGCGCCTATTATCGCTGGAATGATGCGTTTGCCTTCCTGGTGGGGTACCAGATGAGTAATGTGCGGCTTAACTTCAGTTACGATGTAACCGCATCTTCACTGGCAATATACAATAACCGTCGCGGTGCTTACGAACTGGGACTGGTGTTTACAGGATTGTATCCTAACCGCAGCTTCAGTAACGCAAAACGTACCACGCTCTGCCCAACCTTTTAA
- a CDS encoding sodium:solute symporter, whose translation MAPVVFLACIAAYFLVLLLVSYITTRKYDAQSYFTGNRNSVWYLVAIGLISDTLSGVSFISVPGKVGLAQFSYLQTILGYIVGYFIIAAVLVPLFYKRGLTSIYSYLDERFGPVTQKIGAAFFILSRLTGSAARLFVVAGVLQRFVFSHYHIPFTVSVTVMVALMLVYTYRGGIKTLVWTDALQSFFLLSSVVIITVMVARELDWTLLSFPAKLADSPYSQVFFWDNWKAPNFFPKDFFGGMMIAVAMTGLDQNMMQKNLSCRTLGDAKKNIYTFSLVQALVNGAFVMLGGLFYAYINSRGIALPTDPVSGRLLTDSLFPSIALDGIGGLAAIAFIVGLTAAAFSSADGVLTTLTTSFYIDILGRSTEKMLPEQQRVKNRIHIGMAAALLATILLFQAYNNSALIDTVLFLAAITYGPMLGLFAFGILHRQKIWDNGSVIICLVAPALCFILSKNAQNWLAGYKFGNELLILNGMFTYIGLWLISAKSHQTFTK comes from the coding sequence ATGGCTCCTGTTGTATTCCTGGCATGTATTGCCGCTTATTTTCTTGTGCTGTTGCTCGTATCCTACATCACTACGCGTAAATATGACGCGCAGTCTTACTTTACAGGCAACCGCAACTCCGTTTGGTACCTCGTCGCCATCGGGTTAATCAGCGATACGTTATCTGGCGTGTCGTTCATTTCCGTGCCTGGCAAGGTGGGCCTGGCGCAGTTTTCTTACCTGCAAACCATCCTGGGTTATATCGTCGGTTATTTCATCATTGCCGCAGTATTAGTGCCGCTCTTTTACAAGCGGGGATTAACTTCTATTTATTCTTACCTGGATGAGCGCTTCGGGCCGGTTACGCAAAAGATCGGGGCGGCGTTCTTTATCCTGTCGCGGCTCACCGGTTCGGCGGCCCGCTTATTCGTGGTGGCTGGCGTGTTGCAGCGGTTTGTGTTCAGCCATTATCACATTCCTTTCACCGTATCGGTAACGGTCATGGTGGCGCTTATGCTGGTGTATACTTATCGCGGGGGGATTAAAACCCTCGTATGGACCGATGCGCTGCAGTCCTTTTTCCTGCTGTCGTCGGTGGTGATTATTACCGTAATGGTGGCGCGCGAGTTGGATTGGACGCTTTTGTCTTTCCCCGCGAAACTAGCCGACAGCCCTTACTCACAGGTGTTTTTCTGGGATAACTGGAAGGCGCCGAACTTTTTTCCCAAAGACTTTTTCGGCGGGATGATGATTGCCGTTGCCATGACGGGGCTGGACCAGAACATGATGCAAAAAAACCTGAGCTGCCGCACGTTAGGAGATGCGAAGAAGAACATTTACACATTCAGCCTGGTGCAGGCGCTGGTGAACGGTGCTTTCGTGATGCTCGGCGGCCTGTTCTACGCATACATCAATAGCCGTGGTATCGCTTTACCGACAGACCCGGTGAGCGGCCGGTTGCTGACAGACAGCCTGTTCCCGTCCATCGCGCTGGACGGCATTGGCGGACTGGCCGCGATTGCATTCATCGTAGGACTTACTGCTGCCGCCTTTTCCAGTGCCGATGGGGTGCTTACCACGCTTACCACATCTTTCTACATAGATATCCTGGGTCGCTCTACAGAAAAGATGCTCCCTGAACAACAACGCGTGAAGAACCGCATTCACATTGGCATGGCCGCCGCCCTGCTGGCGACCATCCTGCTTTTCCAGGCGTATAATAACAGTGCATTGATCGATACGGTGCTGTTCCTGGCGGCAATTACCTACGGGCCTATGCTCGGATTGTTTGCATTCGGCATCCTGCACAGGCAAAAAATTTGGGATAACGGCTCCGTTATCATATGCCTGGTGGCGCCCGCTCTTTGTTTTATCCTCAGTAAAAATGCTCAGAATTGGCTCGCAGGCTATAAATTTGGTAACGAACTGCTGATTTTGAACGGTATGTTTACTTATATTGGGTTATGGTTGATCTCCGCGAAAAGCCATCAAACATTTACTAAATAA
- a CDS encoding TIGR00730 family Rossman fold protein — protein MNLKARDWAETRAHSSWQIFKIMAEFVEGFEALAKIGPCISIFGSARTKEGNPYYEAALQIAESLAQEGFGIISGGGPGIMEAANRGAQRAGGKSVGLNITLPHEQNPNSHIDKDKSINFDYFFVRKVMFAKYSQGFVMMPGGFGTMDEFFEVATLIQTKKMTETPMVLVGKEYWSGLLNWIDTVMMKKESNIHPEDLNLLKVLDTPEEVVEYFRVFYTTNKLRPNF, from the coding sequence ATGAATTTAAAGGCTCGCGACTGGGCAGAAACACGTGCTCACTCCAGCTGGCAGATATTTAAAATTATGGCCGAATTTGTAGAAGGTTTTGAAGCCCTCGCTAAGATCGGTCCCTGTATTTCGATATTCGGATCTGCCCGTACCAAAGAAGGTAATCCATACTACGAAGCCGCATTACAGATCGCTGAAAGCCTGGCACAGGAAGGATTTGGTATCATTTCCGGCGGTGGCCCTGGTATTATGGAGGCCGCCAATCGCGGCGCTCAACGGGCAGGTGGTAAATCGGTAGGTTTAAATATCACACTGCCGCATGAGCAAAACCCAAACAGCCATATCGATAAAGATAAAAGCATCAACTTCGATTACTTCTTTGTGAGGAAGGTGATGTTCGCCAAATACTCGCAAGGTTTTGTGATGATGCCCGGCGGCTTCGGCACCATGGATGAATTTTTCGAAGTAGCTACCCTTATCCAGACAAAAAAAATGACCGAAACACCGATGGTGCTTGTCGGCAAAGAGTACTGGAGCGGCCTGCTGAACTGGATCGATACGGTGATGATGAAGAAAGAAAGCAACATTCACCCGGAGGACCTGAACCTGCTGAAAGTGCTGGATACGCCGGAAGAAGTGGTGGAATACTTCCGGGTTTTCTATACTACCAACAAACTGCGCCCTAACTTTTAG